A single genomic interval of Aegicerativicinus sediminis harbors:
- a CDS encoding single-stranded DNA-binding protein, with product MSGTLNKVMLIGHLGDDVKVHYFEGGGCVGRFPLATNETYTNRQTNEKITNTEWHNIVVRNKAAEICEKYLSKGDRIYVEGRIKTRKWQDDQGNDRYSTEIVCTDFTFLTAKNEETSAMSNPSQPNLASSSKTVNEPIMDEDDDLPF from the coding sequence ATGTCTGGTACTTTAAACAAGGTTATGTTAATAGGCCATTTGGGCGATGATGTTAAAGTGCATTATTTTGAAGGAGGAGGTTGTGTTGGCCGCTTCCCATTAGCTACTAATGAGACCTATACAAATAGGCAAACCAACGAAAAAATAACAAATACGGAATGGCACAATATTGTTGTGCGAAATAAAGCCGCAGAAATTTGCGAAAAATACCTTAGCAAAGGAGATAGAATTTACGTAGAAGGCAGAATAAAGACTCGTAAATGGCAGGACGATCAAGGAAACGACCGATATTCTACCGAGATAGTTTGTACGGACTTCACATTCCTTACTGCAAAGAACGAGGAGACCTCAGCGATGTCGAACCCATCTCAACCCAACTTGGCAAGTTCCTCAAAAACTGTCAACGAACCAATAATGGATGAAGATGATGATCTTCCATTTTAA
- the mutY gene encoding A/G-specific adenine glycosylase, which produces MSFSKILRDWYSKNKRILPWRKTKNPYFVWLSEIILQQTQVKQGLPYYEKFVEECPTVFDLANASEEQVLKSWQGLGYYSRARNLHATAKIVAEKYGGIFPDNYRELIKLKGIGDYTASAIASICFEENQAVVDGNVYRVLSRYYGIDLPINSTQGVKYFKNLAQEVLDHSSPGEHNQAVMEFGARHCTPNNPNCETCPLNESCFALANNKVKDLPVKIKKTKVKDRYFNFLVIINESRIALEQRKNKGIWENLYQFPLIETKKAITDKELIEMEEFQGYISDPSDIYLYNEKDVVHKLSHQNLHTKFWIVSTSEILTEKVDLEELNRYPVPVLISKFLEEYELDY; this is translated from the coding sequence ATGAGTTTTAGTAAAATATTAAGAGATTGGTATTCAAAGAACAAGAGAATACTTCCTTGGAGAAAAACCAAAAACCCTTATTTTGTTTGGTTATCGGAAATTATTCTTCAACAGACTCAGGTGAAACAAGGTTTGCCTTATTACGAAAAATTCGTTGAAGAATGTCCAACAGTCTTTGATTTAGCGAATGCCTCAGAGGAACAGGTCCTGAAATCATGGCAAGGTTTGGGTTATTATTCCCGCGCACGTAACCTACATGCTACGGCTAAAATTGTGGCTGAAAAATATGGAGGCATTTTCCCAGATAACTATAGAGAGCTAATTAAATTAAAAGGCATAGGAGATTATACCGCTAGCGCCATCGCATCTATATGTTTTGAGGAGAATCAAGCTGTTGTGGATGGAAACGTTTACCGAGTTTTAAGCAGATATTATGGTATAGATTTACCTATTAATAGTACACAAGGCGTTAAGTATTTTAAAAATTTGGCGCAGGAGGTACTTGACCATAGCTCTCCAGGAGAACATAATCAGGCGGTTATGGAGTTTGGCGCTCGACATTGCACCCCAAATAATCCCAACTGCGAAACTTGCCCTTTAAATGAGTCTTGTTTTGCACTTGCAAATAACAAAGTGAAAGATCTTCCTGTCAAGATTAAAAAAACAAAAGTAAAGGATAGATATTTTAATTTTTTAGTAATTATAAATGAGTCTAGAATTGCCTTGGAACAGCGAAAAAATAAGGGGATATGGGAAAATCTTTATCAATTTCCACTTATTGAAACTAAAAAGGCAATAACCGATAAAGAATTAATAGAGATGGAAGAGTTTCAAGGTTATATTTCAGATCCTTCGGATATCTACCTATATAATGAGAAGGATGTCGTTCATAAATTATCCCATCAAAATCTTCATACCAAATTTTGGATCGTCAGTACGAGTGAAATTTTAACCGAAAAAGTAGATCTTGAAGAACTTAATAGATATCCTGTACCAGTTCTAATCAGCAAATTTTTGGAAGAGTATGAGTTAGATTACTGA
- a CDS encoding HU family DNA-binding protein, with protein sequence MTKADLVAKISEKLGIEKGDVQATVETFMEEVKTSLESGDNVYLRGFGSFIIKTRAEKTGRNISKNTTIKIPAHNIPAFKPAKVFVESVKSNVEVN encoded by the coding sequence ATGACAAAAGCTGATTTAGTAGCTAAAATTTCTGAGAAATTAGGAATTGAAAAAGGAGATGTACAGGCAACTGTTGAAACGTTTATGGAAGAAGTAAAAACTTCATTGGAATCTGGTGATAATGTTTATTTGAGAGGATTTGGAAGTTTTATCATCAAAACAAGAGCTGAGAAAACAGGGCGTAACATCTCTAAAAATACCACTATAAAAATACCAGCGCACAATATACCTGCATTTAAACCAGCTAAAGTTTTTGTAGAAAGTGTAAAGAGTAACGTAGAGGTAAACTAA
- a CDS encoding Rne/Rng family ribonuclease: protein MEKELIVRSSSDIVDFALLKDGKLIELHKDEDDNNFAVGDIFLAKVRKIVPGLNAAFVNVGYEKDAFLHYHDLGPQLLSMLKFVKRVSTGKHTDFLLKNFNFEKDIDKNGSIPNVLKSNQSILVQIVKEPISTKGPRISSELSIAGRYLVLVPFSDRFSISQKIESKEERDRLKRLVKSITPKGFGVIIRTVAEGKKVADLDRDLQNLLGRWTATCKKMFRAHHPSKVLSEMNKASSILRDIFDDSFTSIIVDDETLQIQIKDYLQQIAPNKESIVKYYKNGIPLFEKYGIERQIKTSFGKTVSMPKGAYLVIEHTEALHVIDVNSGNRSNKQKSQEDTALEVNIISATEIARQLRLRDMGGIIVIDFIDMTKAENRRTLFNHLRQEMQDDKAKHKILPPSKFGLVQITRQRVRPERNIKTREVNPNAIGEDEIEAPIKLVQKITHDLEGLFRKDYKKLTLNAHPFIAAFLTKGFPSVRSKWFFEHKKWVKIQPRDAYTYLEYHFYDKNGTMIK from the coding sequence ATGGAGAAAGAATTGATTGTAAGATCCAGTTCTGATATTGTTGATTTTGCGTTATTGAAAGATGGGAAATTAATCGAATTACACAAAGACGAAGATGACAACAATTTTGCGGTAGGCGATATATTTTTAGCCAAAGTTCGCAAAATTGTTCCAGGGCTCAATGCAGCCTTTGTCAATGTAGGTTACGAAAAGGATGCATTTTTGCATTACCACGATTTGGGACCACAGCTTCTGTCTATGCTGAAATTTGTAAAACGCGTAAGCACGGGTAAACACACAGACTTTTTACTCAAAAATTTCAATTTTGAAAAAGACATTGATAAAAACGGCAGCATTCCGAATGTCTTAAAATCGAACCAATCTATTTTGGTGCAAATTGTTAAGGAACCAATATCTACAAAGGGACCAAGGATTAGCTCTGAGCTATCCATAGCAGGTAGGTATTTGGTACTAGTACCTTTCTCAGATAGATTCTCAATATCCCAAAAAATAGAATCTAAAGAAGAGCGAGACCGATTAAAACGCTTAGTTAAAAGCATTACCCCTAAAGGTTTCGGGGTCATCATCCGTACGGTGGCCGAAGGAAAGAAAGTCGCAGATTTAGATCGCGATCTTCAAAATTTGTTGGGTCGTTGGACTGCGACATGTAAAAAAATGTTTAGAGCACATCATCCGAGCAAGGTGCTAAGTGAAATGAACAAAGCATCCTCAATTTTAAGGGATATTTTTGACGATTCATTTACAAGTATTATTGTGGACGATGAGACACTCCAAATACAAATAAAAGATTATTTACAACAAATTGCGCCTAATAAAGAGTCCATTGTAAAATATTACAAAAACGGTATTCCTTTGTTTGAAAAATATGGCATTGAACGGCAAATTAAAACCTCTTTTGGTAAGACGGTTTCTATGCCTAAAGGAGCCTATTTGGTTATTGAACATACCGAAGCATTACATGTTATTGATGTGAATAGTGGTAACCGTTCTAACAAACAAAAAAGTCAGGAAGATACGGCATTAGAAGTCAATATAATCTCAGCAACCGAAATTGCCAGACAATTACGTCTGCGCGATATGGGTGGGATTATAGTTATAGACTTTATTGATATGACTAAGGCTGAAAACCGTAGAACTCTTTTTAATCATCTGCGACAAGAGATGCAAGATGATAAAGCTAAACATAAGATTTTGCCACCTAGCAAGTTTGGTCTCGTTCAAATAACAAGGCAGCGGGTTAGGCCTGAGCGAAATATAAAAACGAGAGAAGTTAATCCTAATGCAATAGGAGAGGATGAAATTGAGGCGCCAATTAAATTGGTGCAAAAGATCACCCACGACCTAGAGGGACTTTTCCGTAAAGACTATAAAAAGTTAACGCTAAATGCGCATCCTTTTATAGCTGCCTTTCTAACGAAAGGATTTCCGTCTGTGCGTTCAAAATGGTTTTTTGAACATAAAAAATGGGTTAAAATTCAACCCAGAGATGCTTACACCTATCTTGAATACCATTTTTATGATAAAAATGGAACAATGATCAAATAA